The Erythrolamprus reginae isolate rEryReg1 chromosome 5, rEryReg1.hap1, whole genome shotgun sequence genome window below encodes:
- the TTC14 gene encoding tetratricopeptide repeat protein 14 isoform X4, with amino-acid sequence MERDLLRQALGFHGPPLLSLLHAEQQDNPDFGGLLPPGGAGLESLSSARKEKGIENIEIQQFISKKADLLFSQSWQTNVTIVKDGNEENENCYAIMPPLEQFMEIPNAERRELFFRDIERGDIVIGRISSIREFGFFMVLFCLRSGVVREIADLEITALCPLRDVPSQSSHGDPLSYYQNGDLIQAAIKDIDRYHEKLSVSLHKSALSPSLANTKLGVISSEDLPAHYRKSIDIASSLETYEKVLHNSLGFVNPAVVEFLGSRLGLDESSPPSLMRGLQSKNFNEEDFAVALRKRQSASWALKCVKIGVDYFKEGRHVDAMNEYNKALEIDAQNVEALVARGALYATKGSLNKAIEDFEIALEQCPTHRNARKYLCQTLVERGGQLEEEDKLLNAENYYKKALNIDESFQEAEEALLKLREQIQRETSCKRREAERKESRNKCRKTAQTLKRRKKVEEEEKKVNFLFLLRSFIK; translated from the exons ATGGAGCGGGACTTGCTTCGTCAGGCACTGGGCTTCCACGGGCCGCCGCTGCTCTCCCTGCTCCACGCCGAGCAGCAAGACAATCCCGACTTCGGCGGCCTGCTCCCCCCTGGCGGGGCCGGCCTGGAATCGCTATCGTCAGCTAG aaaagaaaaagggattgAAAATATTGAGATTCAACAGTTCATTTCAAAAAAAGCCGATCTTCttttttctcaatcttggcaaacAAATGTGACAATAGTAAAAGATGGAAATGAAGAGAATGAAA ATTGTTACGCTATTATGCCACCATTGGAGCAGTTTATGGAAATCCCCAACGCAGAGAGAAGAGAGCTCTTTTTCCGGGATATCGAACGCGGCGACATAGTGATTGGAAGGATTAGCTCTATTCGTGAATTTGGCTTCTTCATGGTGCTGTTCTGCCTGCGAAGCGGCGTTGTGCGAGAGATAGCAGATTTAGAAATCACG GCTCTTTGTCCATTAAGAGATGTGCCTTCCCAAAGCAGCCATGGGGACCCCTTATCATATTATCAAAATGGTGACCTTATCCAAG CTGCAATCAAGGATATTGATCGCTACCATGAAAAGCTCAGTGTATCCTTGCACAAGTCTGCATTATCTCCCAGCTTAGCAAATACCAAATTAGGAGTCATCAGCTCTGAAGATTTGCCTGCGCATTACAG gAAGAGTATTGACATCGCCAGTAGTTTGGAAACGTATGAAAAGGTTTTGCATAATTCTCTGGGCTTTGTCAATCCCGCTGTAGTGGAGTTCCTAGGAAGCCGACTAGGACTAGACGAATCCAGCCCCCCCTCCTTGATGAGAGGACTACAAAG CAAAAATTTCAACGAAGAGGATTTTGCTGTTGCGTTGAGGAAAAGACAATCTGCTTCATGGGCCTTAAAATG tgtaAAAATTGGTGTTGATTATTTTAAAGAGGGCCGCCACGTTGATGCCATGAATGAATACAACAAGGCATTGGAAATAGATGCCCAAAATGTTGAAGCCTTAGTAGCCCGTGGAGCACT CTATGCAACAAAGGGAAGCTTGAATAAAGCAATTGAGGATTTTGAAATTGCTTTAGAGCAGTGCCCTACACACAGAAACGCTAGAAAATACCTTTGTCAAACGCTTGTTGAACGAGGAGGCCA GTTGGAAGAGGAAGATAAATTGTTGAACGCTGAGAATTACTACAAGAAGGCTTTAAACATAGATGAAAGCTTTCAAGAAGCTGAAGAGGCCTTATTGAAGCTCCGTGAACAGATACAG AGAGAAACAAGCTGCAAAAgaagagaggcagaaagaaaagaaagtagaaaCAAGTGCAGAAAAACTGCGCAAActcttaaaagaagaaaaaag gttgaagaagaagagaagaaagtcaacttcctcttcctcctgcgaTCCTTCATCAAatga
- the TTC14 gene encoding tetratricopeptide repeat protein 14 isoform X2 produces the protein MERDLLRQALGFHGPPLLSLLHAEQQDNPDFGGLLPPGGAGLESLSSARKEKGIENIEIQQFISKKADLLFSQSWQTNVTIVKDGNEENENCYAIMPPLEQFMEIPNAERRELFFRDIERGDIVIGRISSIREFGFFMVLFCLRSGVVREIADLEITALCPLRDVPSQSSHGDPLSYYQNGDLIQAAIKDIDRYHEKLSVSLHKSALSPSLANTKLGVISSEDLPAHYRKSIDIASSLETYEKVLHNSLGFVNPAVVEFLGSRLGLDESSPPSLMRGLQSKNFNEEDFAVALRKRQSASWALKWLEEEDKLLNAENYYKKALNIDESFQEAEEALLKLREQIQKSLEIREKQAAKEERQKEKKVETSAEKLRKLLKEEKRLKKKRRKSTSSSSCDPSSNESSSSSSSSSSSSSSSDNEKRKKRSRNRSESSCSSKKHASRMFSHPNRKEDSYSPPANTSASFLNQKHEVEKLLGRQDRVANPKPEVRDRGRDCTFLEMYAEDDLCGGKFEDYRDARHQSKTRANSSRFERQSRSDRVWSDRSDSTGSYHRQSDDRHKASDSGRLEKELGRREGYHKFSPSQAKYSTSPTGSDYSSKSVERYKQYTSRWMNEPSRYNTDGRAEAARGKPEKEPKNRESDTPRATGGDKEAMPNGKEQLGSARQLPQNLLNIFNQIAEFEREKGSKQKNQ, from the exons ATGGAGCGGGACTTGCTTCGTCAGGCACTGGGCTTCCACGGGCCGCCGCTGCTCTCCCTGCTCCACGCCGAGCAGCAAGACAATCCCGACTTCGGCGGCCTGCTCCCCCCTGGCGGGGCCGGCCTGGAATCGCTATCGTCAGCTAG aaaagaaaaagggattgAAAATATTGAGATTCAACAGTTCATTTCAAAAAAAGCCGATCTTCttttttctcaatcttggcaaacAAATGTGACAATAGTAAAAGATGGAAATGAAGAGAATGAAA ATTGTTACGCTATTATGCCACCATTGGAGCAGTTTATGGAAATCCCCAACGCAGAGAGAAGAGAGCTCTTTTTCCGGGATATCGAACGCGGCGACATAGTGATTGGAAGGATTAGCTCTATTCGTGAATTTGGCTTCTTCATGGTGCTGTTCTGCCTGCGAAGCGGCGTTGTGCGAGAGATAGCAGATTTAGAAATCACG GCTCTTTGTCCATTAAGAGATGTGCCTTCCCAAAGCAGCCATGGGGACCCCTTATCATATTATCAAAATGGTGACCTTATCCAAG CTGCAATCAAGGATATTGATCGCTACCATGAAAAGCTCAGTGTATCCTTGCACAAGTCTGCATTATCTCCCAGCTTAGCAAATACCAAATTAGGAGTCATCAGCTCTGAAGATTTGCCTGCGCATTACAG gAAGAGTATTGACATCGCCAGTAGTTTGGAAACGTATGAAAAGGTTTTGCATAATTCTCTGGGCTTTGTCAATCCCGCTGTAGTGGAGTTCCTAGGAAGCCGACTAGGACTAGACGAATCCAGCCCCCCCTCCTTGATGAGAGGACTACAAAG CAAAAATTTCAACGAAGAGGATTTTGCTGTTGCGTTGAGGAAAAGACAATCTGCTTCATGGGCCTTAAAATG GTTGGAAGAGGAAGATAAATTGTTGAACGCTGAGAATTACTACAAGAAGGCTTTAAACATAGATGAAAGCTTTCAAGAAGCTGAAGAGGCCTTATTGAAGCTCCGTGAACAGATACAG aaatctctgGAAATTAGAGAGAAACAAGCTGCAAAAgaagagaggcagaaagaaaagaaagtagaaaCAAGTGCAGAAAAACTGCGCAAActcttaaaagaagaaaaaag gttgaagaagaagagaagaaagtcaacttcctcttcctcctgcgaTCCTTCATCAAatgagtcttcctcctcctcttcttcctcctcttcctcctcctcctcttccgatAATGAAAAGCGTAAGAAAAGGAGTCGGAACCGGTCTGAATCCTCCTGCAGTTCTAAAAAACATGCCTCTAGGATGTTTTCCCATCCGAACAGGAAAGAAGACAGCTATTCTCCTCCCGCCAATACCTCTGCTTCTTTCCTTAACCAAAAGCACGAAGTGGAAAAATTGTTAGGGAGGCAAGACAGGGTAGCCAATCCAAAACCCGAGGTCAGAGACAGAGGAAGGGATTGCACGTTTTTAGAGATGTATGCCGAAGATGACCTCTGTGGAGGTAAGTTTGAAGATTATAGAGACGCTCGCCACCAATCCAAGACTCGGGCAAATAGCAGCAGGTTTGAAAGGCAGAGTAGATCAGACCGAGTTTGGTCCGATAGGAGTGATAGCACGGGCTCCTACCACAGACAATCTGATGACAGACATAAGGCAAGCGATTCAGGGAGGCTGGAAAAAGAACTGGGCAGGAGGGAGGGTTACCACAAGTTCAGCCCAAGCCAAGCCAAGTACTCCACGTCCCCCACGGGGTCGGATTACTCCTCCAAATCCGTCGAACGTTACAAACAGTATACCAGCCGATGGATGAATGAGCCTAGTAGGTACAATACGGATGGTAGAGCCGAGGCGGCTAGGGGCAAACCTGAGAAAGAGCCCAAGAATAGGGAAAGTGATACTCCAAGGGCCACAGGAGGAGACAAGGAAGCGATGCCGAACGGTAAAGAACAGTTAGGCAGTGCCAGACAGCTTCCGCAGAACCTCCTCAATATATTTAATCAGATTGCTGAATttgaaagggaaaaaggaagcaAGCAGAAAAATCAATGA
- the TTC14 gene encoding tetratricopeptide repeat protein 14 isoform X3 produces MERDLLRQALGFHGPPLLSLLHAEQQDNPDFGGLLPPGGAGLESLSSARKEKGIENIEIQQFISKKADLLFSQSWQTNVTIVKDGNEENENCYAIMPPLEQFMEIPNAERRELFFRDIERGDIVIGRISSIREFGFFMVLFCLRSGVVREIADLEITALCPLRDVPSQSSHGDPLSYYQNGDLIQAAIKDIDRYHEKLSVSLHKSALSPSLANTKLGVISSEDLPAHYRKSIDIASSLETYEKVLHNSLGFVNPAVVEFLGSRLGLDESSPPSLMRGLQSKNFNEEDFAVALRKRQSASWALKCVKIGVDYFKEGRHVDAMNEYNKALEIDAQNVEALVARGALYATKGSLNKAIEDFEIALEQCPTHRNARKYLCQTLVERGGQLEEEDKLLNAENYYKKALNIDESFQEAEEALLKLREQIQRETSCKRREAERKESRNKCRKTAQTLKRRKKVNRFNLSSVSYLPECPYSISHIKKRTI; encoded by the exons ATGGAGCGGGACTTGCTTCGTCAGGCACTGGGCTTCCACGGGCCGCCGCTGCTCTCCCTGCTCCACGCCGAGCAGCAAGACAATCCCGACTTCGGCGGCCTGCTCCCCCCTGGCGGGGCCGGCCTGGAATCGCTATCGTCAGCTAG aaaagaaaaagggattgAAAATATTGAGATTCAACAGTTCATTTCAAAAAAAGCCGATCTTCttttttctcaatcttggcaaacAAATGTGACAATAGTAAAAGATGGAAATGAAGAGAATGAAA ATTGTTACGCTATTATGCCACCATTGGAGCAGTTTATGGAAATCCCCAACGCAGAGAGAAGAGAGCTCTTTTTCCGGGATATCGAACGCGGCGACATAGTGATTGGAAGGATTAGCTCTATTCGTGAATTTGGCTTCTTCATGGTGCTGTTCTGCCTGCGAAGCGGCGTTGTGCGAGAGATAGCAGATTTAGAAATCACG GCTCTTTGTCCATTAAGAGATGTGCCTTCCCAAAGCAGCCATGGGGACCCCTTATCATATTATCAAAATGGTGACCTTATCCAAG CTGCAATCAAGGATATTGATCGCTACCATGAAAAGCTCAGTGTATCCTTGCACAAGTCTGCATTATCTCCCAGCTTAGCAAATACCAAATTAGGAGTCATCAGCTCTGAAGATTTGCCTGCGCATTACAG gAAGAGTATTGACATCGCCAGTAGTTTGGAAACGTATGAAAAGGTTTTGCATAATTCTCTGGGCTTTGTCAATCCCGCTGTAGTGGAGTTCCTAGGAAGCCGACTAGGACTAGACGAATCCAGCCCCCCCTCCTTGATGAGAGGACTACAAAG CAAAAATTTCAACGAAGAGGATTTTGCTGTTGCGTTGAGGAAAAGACAATCTGCTTCATGGGCCTTAAAATG tgtaAAAATTGGTGTTGATTATTTTAAAGAGGGCCGCCACGTTGATGCCATGAATGAATACAACAAGGCATTGGAAATAGATGCCCAAAATGTTGAAGCCTTAGTAGCCCGTGGAGCACT CTATGCAACAAAGGGAAGCTTGAATAAAGCAATTGAGGATTTTGAAATTGCTTTAGAGCAGTGCCCTACACACAGAAACGCTAGAAAATACCTTTGTCAAACGCTTGTTGAACGAGGAGGCCA GTTGGAAGAGGAAGATAAATTGTTGAACGCTGAGAATTACTACAAGAAGGCTTTAAACATAGATGAAAGCTTTCAAGAAGCTGAAGAGGCCTTATTGAAGCTCCGTGAACAGATACAG AGAGAAACAAGCTGCAAAAgaagagaggcagaaagaaaagaaagtagaaaCAAGTGCAGAAAAACTGCGCAAActcttaaaagaagaaaaaaggtaaACCGTTTTAATCTATCTAGTGTCTCATACCTACCTGAGTGTCCATACAGCATTTCTCACATAAAGAAAAGAACAATCTGA
- the TTC14 gene encoding tetratricopeptide repeat protein 14 isoform X1: MERDLLRQALGFHGPPLLSLLHAEQQDNPDFGGLLPPGGAGLESLSSARKEKGIENIEIQQFISKKADLLFSQSWQTNVTIVKDGNEENENCYAIMPPLEQFMEIPNAERRELFFRDIERGDIVIGRISSIREFGFFMVLFCLRSGVVREIADLEITALCPLRDVPSQSSHGDPLSYYQNGDLIQAAIKDIDRYHEKLSVSLHKSALSPSLANTKLGVISSEDLPAHYRKSIDIASSLETYEKVLHNSLGFVNPAVVEFLGSRLGLDESSPPSLMRGLQSKNFNEEDFAVALRKRQSASWALKCVKIGVDYFKEGRHVDAMNEYNKALEIDAQNVEALVARGALYATKGSLNKAIEDFEIALEQCPTHRNARKYLCQTLVERGGQLEEEDKLLNAENYYKKALNIDESFQEAEEALLKLREQIQKSLEIREKQAAKEERQKEKKVETSAEKLRKLLKEEKRLKKKRRKSTSSSSCDPSSNESSSSSSSSSSSSSSSDNEKRKKRSRNRSESSCSSKKHASRMFSHPNRKEDSYSPPANTSASFLNQKHEVEKLLGRQDRVANPKPEVRDRGRDCTFLEMYAEDDLCGGKFEDYRDARHQSKTRANSSRFERQSRSDRVWSDRSDSTGSYHRQSDDRHKASDSGRLEKELGRREGYHKFSPSQAKYSTSPTGSDYSSKSVERYKQYTSRWMNEPSRYNTDGRAEAARGKPEKEPKNRESDTPRATGGDKEAMPNGKEQLGSARQLPQNLLNIFNQIAEFEREKGSKQKNQ; this comes from the exons ATGGAGCGGGACTTGCTTCGTCAGGCACTGGGCTTCCACGGGCCGCCGCTGCTCTCCCTGCTCCACGCCGAGCAGCAAGACAATCCCGACTTCGGCGGCCTGCTCCCCCCTGGCGGGGCCGGCCTGGAATCGCTATCGTCAGCTAG aaaagaaaaagggattgAAAATATTGAGATTCAACAGTTCATTTCAAAAAAAGCCGATCTTCttttttctcaatcttggcaaacAAATGTGACAATAGTAAAAGATGGAAATGAAGAGAATGAAA ATTGTTACGCTATTATGCCACCATTGGAGCAGTTTATGGAAATCCCCAACGCAGAGAGAAGAGAGCTCTTTTTCCGGGATATCGAACGCGGCGACATAGTGATTGGAAGGATTAGCTCTATTCGTGAATTTGGCTTCTTCATGGTGCTGTTCTGCCTGCGAAGCGGCGTTGTGCGAGAGATAGCAGATTTAGAAATCACG GCTCTTTGTCCATTAAGAGATGTGCCTTCCCAAAGCAGCCATGGGGACCCCTTATCATATTATCAAAATGGTGACCTTATCCAAG CTGCAATCAAGGATATTGATCGCTACCATGAAAAGCTCAGTGTATCCTTGCACAAGTCTGCATTATCTCCCAGCTTAGCAAATACCAAATTAGGAGTCATCAGCTCTGAAGATTTGCCTGCGCATTACAG gAAGAGTATTGACATCGCCAGTAGTTTGGAAACGTATGAAAAGGTTTTGCATAATTCTCTGGGCTTTGTCAATCCCGCTGTAGTGGAGTTCCTAGGAAGCCGACTAGGACTAGACGAATCCAGCCCCCCCTCCTTGATGAGAGGACTACAAAG CAAAAATTTCAACGAAGAGGATTTTGCTGTTGCGTTGAGGAAAAGACAATCTGCTTCATGGGCCTTAAAATG tgtaAAAATTGGTGTTGATTATTTTAAAGAGGGCCGCCACGTTGATGCCATGAATGAATACAACAAGGCATTGGAAATAGATGCCCAAAATGTTGAAGCCTTAGTAGCCCGTGGAGCACT CTATGCAACAAAGGGAAGCTTGAATAAAGCAATTGAGGATTTTGAAATTGCTTTAGAGCAGTGCCCTACACACAGAAACGCTAGAAAATACCTTTGTCAAACGCTTGTTGAACGAGGAGGCCA GTTGGAAGAGGAAGATAAATTGTTGAACGCTGAGAATTACTACAAGAAGGCTTTAAACATAGATGAAAGCTTTCAAGAAGCTGAAGAGGCCTTATTGAAGCTCCGTGAACAGATACAG aaatctctgGAAATTAGAGAGAAACAAGCTGCAAAAgaagagaggcagaaagaaaagaaagtagaaaCAAGTGCAGAAAAACTGCGCAAActcttaaaagaagaaaaaag gttgaagaagaagagaagaaagtcaacttcctcttcctcctgcgaTCCTTCATCAAatgagtcttcctcctcctcttcttcctcctcttcctcctcctcctcttccgatAATGAAAAGCGTAAGAAAAGGAGTCGGAACCGGTCTGAATCCTCCTGCAGTTCTAAAAAACATGCCTCTAGGATGTTTTCCCATCCGAACAGGAAAGAAGACAGCTATTCTCCTCCCGCCAATACCTCTGCTTCTTTCCTTAACCAAAAGCACGAAGTGGAAAAATTGTTAGGGAGGCAAGACAGGGTAGCCAATCCAAAACCCGAGGTCAGAGACAGAGGAAGGGATTGCACGTTTTTAGAGATGTATGCCGAAGATGACCTCTGTGGAGGTAAGTTTGAAGATTATAGAGACGCTCGCCACCAATCCAAGACTCGGGCAAATAGCAGCAGGTTTGAAAGGCAGAGTAGATCAGACCGAGTTTGGTCCGATAGGAGTGATAGCACGGGCTCCTACCACAGACAATCTGATGACAGACATAAGGCAAGCGATTCAGGGAGGCTGGAAAAAGAACTGGGCAGGAGGGAGGGTTACCACAAGTTCAGCCCAAGCCAAGCCAAGTACTCCACGTCCCCCACGGGGTCGGATTACTCCTCCAAATCCGTCGAACGTTACAAACAGTATACCAGCCGATGGATGAATGAGCCTAGTAGGTACAATACGGATGGTAGAGCCGAGGCGGCTAGGGGCAAACCTGAGAAAGAGCCCAAGAATAGGGAAAGTGATACTCCAAGGGCCACAGGAGGAGACAAGGAAGCGATGCCGAACGGTAAAGAACAGTTAGGCAGTGCCAGACAGCTTCCGCAGAACCTCCTCAATATATTTAATCAGATTGCTGAATttgaaagggaaaaaggaagcaAGCAGAAAAATCAATGA